In a genomic window of Homo sapiens chromosome 22, GRCh38.p14 Primary Assembly:
- the ATF4 gene encoding cyclic AMP-dependent transcription factor ATF-4, with amino-acid sequence MTEMSFLSSEVLVGDLMSPFDQSGLGAEESLGLLDDYLEVAKHFKPHGFSSDKAKAGSSEWLAVDGLVSPSNNSKEDAFSGTDWMLEKMDLKEFDLDALLGIDDLETMPDDLLTTLDDTCDLFAPLVQETNKQPPQTVNPIGHLPESLTKPDQVAPFTFLQPLPLSPGVLSSTPDHSFSLELGSEVDITEGDRKPDYTAYVAMIPQCIKEEDTPSDNDSGICMSPESYLGSPQHSPSTRGSPNRSLPSPGVLCGSARPKPYDPPGEKMVAAKVKGEKLDKKLKKMEQNKTAATRYRQKKRAEQEALTGECKELEKKNEALKERADSLAKEIQYLKDLIEEVRKARGKKRVP; translated from the exons ATGACCGAAATGAGCTTCCTGAGCAGCGAGGTGTTGGTGGGGGACTTGATGTCCCCCTTCGACCAGTCGGGTTTGGGGGCTGAAGAAAGCCTAGGTCTCTTAGATGATTACCTGGAGGTGGCCAAGCACTTCAAACCTCATGGGTTCTCCAGCGACAAGGCTAAGGCGGGCTCCTCCGAATGGCTGGCTGTGGATGGGTTGGTCAGTCCCTCCAACAACAGCAAGG AGGATGCCTTCTCCGGGACAGATTGGATGTTGGAGAAAATGGATTTGAAGGAGTTCGACTTGGATGCCCTGTTGGGTATAGATGACCTGGAAACCATGCCAGATGACCTTCTGACCACGTTGGATGACACTTGTGATCTCTTTGCCCCCCTAGTCCAGGAGACTAATAAGCAGCCCCCCCAGACGGTGAACCCAATTGGCCATCTCCCAGAAAGTTTAACAAAACCCGACCAGGTTGCCCCCTTCACCTTCTTACAAcctcttcccctttccccagggGTCCTGTCCTCCACTCCAGATCATTCCTTTAGTTTAGAGCTGGGCAGTGAAGTGGATATCACTGAAGGAGATAGGAAGCCAGACTACACTGCTTACGTTGCCATGATCCCTCAGTGCATAAAGGAGGAAGACACCCCTTCAGATAATGATAGTGGCATCTGTATGAGCCCAGAGTCCTATCTGGGGTCTCCTCAGCACAGCCCCTCTACCAGGGGCTCTCCAAATAGGAGCCTCCCATCTCCAGGTGTTCTCTGTGGGTCTGCCCGTCCCAAACCTTACGATCCTCCTGGAGAGAAGATGGTAGCAGCAAAAGTAAAGGGTGAGAAACTGGATAAGAAGCTGAAAAAAATGGAGCAAAACAAGACAGCAGCCACTAGGTACCGCCAGAAGAAGAGGGCGGAGCAGGAGGCTCTTACTGGTGAGTGCAAAGAGCTGGAAAAGAAGAACGAGGCTCTAAAAGAGAGGGCGGATTCCCTGGCCAAGGAGATCCAGTACCTGAAAGATTTGATAGAAGAGGTCCGCAAGGCAAGGGGGAAGAAAAGGGTCCCCTAG
- the RPS19BP1 gene encoding active regulator of SIRT1 codes for MSAALLRRGLELLAASEAPRDPPGQAKPRGAPVKRPRKTKAIQAQKLRNSAKGKVPKSALDEYRKRECRDHLRVNLKFLTRTRSTVAESVSQQILRQNRGRKACDRPVAKTKKKKAEGTVFTEEDFQKFQQEYFGS; via the exons ATGTCCGCCGCCCTGCTGCGGCGGGGCCTGGAGCTGCTGGCGGCGTCCGAGG CCCCCCGGGACCCTCCAGGTCAGGCCAAGCCGAGAGGGGCTCCGGTGAAACGGCCCCGGAAGACGAAGGCAATTCAGGCCCAGAAACTGCGGAACTCGGCCAAGGGAAAGGTGCCCAAGTCGGCACTGG ACGAGTACCGGAAGCGAGAGTGTCGAGACCACCTCAGAGTAAACCTGAAGTTTCTGACCAGGACGAGAAGCACCGTGGCTGAGTCTGTGAGCCAGCAG ATTTTGCGCCAGAACCGGGGCCGCAAGGCCTGTGACCGGCCTGTGGCCAAGACCAAGAAGAAGAAGGCTGAGGGCACCGTGTTCACCGAGGAAGACTTCCAGAAGTTCCAGCAGGAATACTTCGGCAGCTAG